A region from the Silene latifolia isolate original U9 population chromosome 7, ASM4854445v1, whole genome shotgun sequence genome encodes:
- the LOC141592045 gene encoding mitochondrial pyruvate carrier 1 yields the protein MASTFRAFLNSPVGPKTTHFWGPVANWGFVVAGLVDMNKPPEMISGNMTAAMCVYSALFMRFAWMVQPRNYLLLTCHASNETVQMYQLSRWARANGYLSEKKEVEKSPEL from the exons ATGGCTTCGACTTTCCGGGCATTTTTAAACAGTCCTGTTGGTCCCAAGACTACTCATTTTTGGGGCCCTGTAGCCAATTGGGGTTTTGTTGTTGCT GGGCTTGTTGACATGAATAAACCTCCAGAAATGATTTCTGGGAACATGACTGCAG CCATGTGCGTCTACTCGGCGTTATTCATGAGGTTTGCATGGATGGTACAGCCTCGTAATTATTTACTTCTGACTTGCCATGCTTCTAATGAGACTGTCCAAATGTACCAACTCTCTCGATGGGCTAGGGCAAATGG GTACTTGTCTGAAAAGAAGGAGGTAGAGAAAAGCCCAGAACTGTGA
- the LOC141592046 gene encoding cystinosin homolog: protein MGDWNSVQLKVLSEVLGWVAFVAWSISFYPQAILNFRRKSVVGLNFDFIVLNLTKHSSYLIYNVVLFFSKTVQAQYRHKFGSNQMIPVAANDVAFSIHAVILTAFTLFQIFIYERKNQRFSKTSLGIVSAVWISAAVCVFVAIHRHSWLWLTSVFSTIQVTMTVIKYIPQAFMNFRRKSTDGFSIGNILLDLLGGLTNYGQMAVQSVDQKSWVNFYGNIGKTLLSLVSIFFDILFIIQHYVLYPENKRALPITQSEIKETTEFDSKDTAKF, encoded by the exons ATGGGAGATTGGAATTCAGTTCAACTCAAAGTCCTATCTGAAGTATTGGGTTGGGTTGCGTTTGTTGCTTGGTCTATCAGTTTCTACCCTCAGGCCATCTTGAATTTTCGTCGAAAAAG TGTCGTGGGGCTGAATTTCGACTTCATAGTCCTGAATTTGACGAAACATTCATCGTATTTGATTTACAATGTGGTTCTATTCTTTAGCAAGACCGTTCAAGCTCAATATCGCCACAAGTTTGGCTCGAACCAG ATGATACCGGTTGCTGCAAATGATGTAGCATTTTCAATACATGCAGTCATCTTGACTGCATTCACCCTTTTTCAGATTTTCATCTATGAG AGAAAAAACCAGAGATTTTCAAAAACCTCTCTCGGAATTGTCTCGGCTGTATGGATTTCCGCTGCTGTTTGTGTCTTTGTAGCTATTCACAGACATTCATGGCTCTGGCTTACTTCTGTTTTCAG CACAATTCAAGTCACAATGACAGTGATCAAATATATACCCCAG GCATTCATGAATTTTCGGCGAAAAAGCACAGATGGGTTCAGCATTGGTAACATTTTGCTGGATTTGCTCGGAGGTTTGACAAATTATGGACAAATGGCTGTGCAATCTGTAGACCAAA AATCCTGGGTTAACTTTTATGGTAACATAGGCAAAACTTTGCTTTCACTG GTGTCAATATTCTTCGACATTTTGTTCATCATTCAACATTATGTGCTTTACCCTGAAAACAAAAGGGCACTTCCTATTACTCAGTCGGAGATCAAAGAGACTACTGAATTCGATAGCAAAGATACTGCTAAATTCTGA